Proteins from a genomic interval of Paenibacillus lentus:
- a CDS encoding AGE family epimerase/isomerase, translating to MHFWMNQTLDETYGGFIGEMDYVGKINDKAAKSLVLNARILWTFSAAHRAYPHAGYLQIADRAYAYLQDTFMDRKFGGLYWMVDYTGQPIQDKKQVYGQAFVIYALAEYHLACGRTEPVQQAVQLFELLEKHSYDNVHQGYIEALARDWQVTNDLTLSDKDLNEKKSMNTHLHVLEAYTNLYRVWKSDALKLKLTELIEVTLDHIIDSKSAHFHLFFDEEWHVKSTHISYGHDIEGSWLLVEAAEVLEDNPALLERVKQVAIAMAEAVLARGVDKDGALWNEADEHGLTDTNKDWWPQAEAMVGFYNAYQLTGNSKFLEAAQGSWQFIRRFISDPEHGEWHWAVRQDGSPITEEPKVSAWKCPYHNGRACLEMIARLNK from the coding sequence ATGCACTTCTGGATGAATCAGACGCTGGATGAAACCTACGGCGGATTTATCGGTGAGATGGATTATGTCGGTAAAATTAATGACAAAGCGGCCAAGAGCCTCGTCCTAAATGCCCGGATACTCTGGACATTTTCTGCAGCCCACCGCGCTTATCCGCATGCCGGATATTTGCAAATCGCCGACAGAGCGTACGCTTATCTTCAAGACACATTTATGGATCGCAAATTTGGAGGGCTCTACTGGATGGTCGATTATACAGGCCAACCTATCCAAGATAAAAAGCAGGTATACGGCCAGGCCTTCGTCATTTACGCACTGGCGGAATATCATCTGGCCTGCGGTCGCACGGAACCCGTCCAGCAGGCCGTCCAATTATTCGAGCTTCTTGAGAAGCATAGCTACGACAACGTCCATCAGGGCTATATTGAGGCTCTTGCCCGCGACTGGCAGGTTACCAATGACTTGACCTTGAGCGACAAGGACTTGAACGAGAAAAAGTCGATGAATACCCACCTGCACGTGCTTGAAGCCTACACCAACCTGTACCGAGTATGGAAATCGGATGCTCTAAAGCTGAAGCTAACTGAGCTCATCGAGGTGACACTGGATCATATCATCGACTCGAAGAGCGCTCATTTTCATTTATTTTTCGATGAGGAATGGCATGTAAAGAGCACTCATATTTCCTATGGACATGATATCGAAGGAAGCTGGCTGCTCGTGGAAGCGGCAGAAGTGCTAGAGGATAACCCCGCATTACTGGAGCGCGTCAAACAAGTCGCAATCGCTATGGCCGAGGCGGTTCTTGCTAGAGGAGTAGACAAGGATGGCGCGCTGTGGAACGAAGCGGATGAGCATGGTCTAACGGATACCAATAAGGATTGGTGGCCACAGGCCGAAGCTATGGTCGGATTCTATAATGCGTACCAGCTAACCGGTAACTCGAAGTTCTTGGAGGCGGCTCAGGGCTCTTGGCAATTCATTCGCCGCTTCATCTCCGACCCTGAACATGGGGAATGGCATTGGGCAGTACGTCAAGATGGGAGCCCCATTACCGAGGAACCGAAGGTCAGCGCCTGGAAATGTCCTTATCATAACGGAAGAGCCTGCCTGGAAATGATCGCCCGCTTGAACAAATAA
- the gpr gene encoding GPR endopeptidase, translating to MNLDLRQYSVRTDLAVESKELAETAHGGPVSGIHEEVEELDGIKITRLDVENEQVSRQIGRLVGHYVTLEVPALRSHDSDLQERVAAAFSKEFIAFLDKIGIGPGATMLIVGLGNWNVTPDALGPLVVENVIVTRHYFELAPDQVAPGYRKVSAVAPGVLGITGIESSEIVQGIVDRTKPDVIIAIDALASRSLERVNTTIQIADIGIHPGSGIGNKRKGLTKEILGVPCIAIGVPTVCYASTIVNNAFDLMKSHFNGENGNTQSNTKQIMGLLTDLSENERLGLVKEILEPLGHDLIVTPKEIDEFIEDIANVIASGLNISLHQAIDKDNVAAHTH from the coding sequence ATGAATCTGGATTTACGGCAGTATTCGGTTCGTACGGATTTAGCAGTGGAGTCTAAAGAGCTGGCGGAGACGGCTCATGGCGGACCGGTATCTGGCATTCATGAAGAAGTCGAGGAGCTGGATGGAATTAAAATTACTCGGCTGGATGTCGAGAATGAGCAGGTTTCACGTCAGATTGGTCGGTTGGTCGGACATTATGTCACCTTGGAGGTTCCTGCTCTGCGCAGTCATGACAGCGATCTTCAGGAGAGGGTGGCAGCGGCCTTTTCCAAAGAATTTATCGCTTTCCTGGATAAGATCGGCATTGGGCCAGGTGCTACTATGCTGATCGTCGGCTTAGGCAATTGGAATGTCACGCCGGATGCCCTAGGGCCGCTGGTCGTAGAGAACGTCATAGTTACTCGGCATTATTTTGAACTGGCGCCGGATCAAGTCGCCCCGGGCTATCGCAAGGTTAGTGCGGTCGCGCCTGGTGTACTCGGCATCACGGGGATTGAATCCAGCGAAATTGTGCAGGGCATTGTCGATCGTACGAAGCCGGACGTGATTATTGCGATCGATGCGCTAGCCTCGAGATCCCTGGAACGGGTCAATACTACGATTCAAATTGCCGATATCGGCATCCATCCCGGATCGGGGATCGGTAATAAACGCAAAGGTTTGACGAAGGAAATTCTCGGCGTCCCTTGTATTGCGATCGGTGTTCCGACGGTTTGCTATGCATCTACGATCGTGAATAATGCTTTTGACCTGATGAAGTCGCATTTTAACGGGGAAAACGGAAATACGCAGAGCAATACGAAACAAATTATGGGGTTGCTTACAGATCTGAGCGAGAACGAGAGATTGGGATTGGTGAAAGAAATCCTTGAACCTTTAGGACATGATCTCATCGTTACGCCAAAAGAAATTGACGAGTTCATTGAGGATATTGCCAATGTCATTGCCAGCGGACTGAATATATCCCTACACCAGGCGATAGATAAGGATAATGTTGCAGCGCATACTCATTAG
- the holA gene encoding DNA polymerase III subunit delta: protein MDTKTAMKEIRQGRISPLYLCYGTEKYQINEFIGLLEKQVVDEEQRDFAMAVFDLAETPIETVIEEAETLPFLVTRKLIVVRDASLFTAGKDSGKVEHKLESLTAYMTNPAEYSVIVFVVHGEKLDERKKIVKAIKASGTVLSFMPLGGGELVQWSVKEAEKRGCSMSREVAEALIAASGVQMSALAVELDKLCLYAGKGGVIDEGAINQLVARSTEQNVFAMVESIANLKLEQALDIFYELLKQREEPIKIAALIARQFRIMLQVKELGRQSYSQQQMASQLGLHPYAVKIAGEQARRFETAKLRQALSELAQLDYQMKSGGIDKVLGLELFLLKLGA, encoded by the coding sequence GTGGATACCAAAACGGCGATGAAAGAAATAAGACAGGGGCGCATATCCCCTTTATACTTATGTTATGGCACGGAAAAATACCAAATCAATGAATTTATCGGCTTGCTGGAGAAGCAAGTTGTCGACGAAGAGCAGCGCGACTTTGCCATGGCTGTTTTTGATTTGGCAGAAACGCCGATCGAGACCGTCATCGAGGAAGCGGAGACATTGCCATTCCTTGTCACACGCAAGCTGATCGTTGTAAGGGATGCATCTTTGTTTACAGCGGGAAAAGATAGCGGGAAAGTCGAGCATAAGTTGGAGTCGCTTACGGCTTATATGACGAACCCGGCGGAGTACAGCGTCATTGTGTTTGTTGTTCACGGGGAGAAGCTTGACGAGCGGAAGAAGATCGTCAAGGCAATCAAAGCGTCGGGCACAGTGCTTTCTTTTATGCCCCTTGGCGGTGGTGAGCTCGTGCAGTGGTCCGTCAAAGAGGCGGAGAAACGCGGCTGCAGCATGAGTCGAGAGGTTGCCGAAGCATTGATCGCTGCCAGCGGTGTTCAAATGTCTGCCCTTGCGGTTGAGTTGGATAAGCTGTGTCTTTATGCTGGAAAGGGCGGCGTTATAGACGAAGGTGCCATCAACCAGCTAGTGGCGCGCAGCACGGAGCAAAATGTCTTTGCCATGGTGGAAAGCATTGCAAATTTAAAGTTAGAGCAAGCGTTGGACATTTTTTACGAGCTGCTGAAGCAGCGTGAGGAACCGATAAAAATTGCGGCGCTGATCGCTCGTCAATTTCGGATTATGCTGCAGGTGAAGGAGCTCGGGCGGCAGAGCTATTCGCAGCAGCAAATGGCCTCTCAGCTTGGACTTCACCCTTATGCGGTGAAAATCGCTGGCGAGCAAGCGCGGAGATTTGAAACGGCTAAGCTGCGTCAAGCGCTGTCAGAGCTCGCGCAGCTGGATTATCAGATGAAGAGCGGCGGAATAGATAAGGTGCTTGGGCTTGAGTTGTTTCTTCTGAAGCTCGGGGCATAG
- a CDS encoding glycoside hydrolase family 113 yields MRMPEYIAGMTWGFMGVRGTWANDEARNSMEQMTRTTAVNWTAIAFSALQATAFSTEIPYWDKPTVTDDEVKWAIRQAKSLGLKVCLKPIVNCADGTWRAHINFFDKDVPCEPKWSDWFRSYSAYILHFAKIAEETKCEMFCIGCEMVQTDRRENEWRQLIAEVRKIYTGLITYNCDKYQEDNVVWWDALDIISSSGYYPANDWERQLDRIEKVVQTYGKPFFFMEAGCPSRKGSAAIPNDWTLAGAADQEEQVKFYEAMFTACAKRDWVQGFMLWDWPAKLYSREEAATDDGYCVYGKRSEAVIKDYYMSRRRNEGLRVE; encoded by the coding sequence ATGAGGATGCCGGAATACATCGCCGGAATGACGTGGGGATTTATGGGTGTTCGCGGAACATGGGCGAATGATGAGGCTAGAAATTCTATGGAGCAAATGACCAGAACGACTGCTGTGAACTGGACGGCTATCGCCTTCTCAGCACTTCAGGCTACCGCTTTTTCGACCGAGATCCCTTACTGGGATAAACCTACGGTCACCGACGACGAAGTAAAATGGGCTATTCGGCAAGCAAAAAGCTTAGGTCTGAAAGTTTGTCTAAAGCCGATCGTGAATTGTGCCGATGGCACATGGCGGGCGCATATTAATTTTTTTGATAAAGATGTTCCTTGCGAGCCCAAATGGTCGGATTGGTTCCGCTCTTATAGCGCCTACATCCTTCATTTTGCCAAGATTGCCGAGGAGACCAAATGCGAGATGTTCTGCATCGGCTGTGAAATGGTACAAACGGATCGTCGGGAAAATGAATGGCGTCAATTGATTGCCGAAGTTCGCAAAATATACACCGGTCTTATTACGTATAATTGCGATAAATACCAAGAGGATAACGTGGTTTGGTGGGACGCCCTGGACATCATTTCCTCCAGTGGTTACTACCCGGCAAATGACTGGGAAAGACAGCTCGATCGCATCGAAAAAGTCGTTCAGACCTACGGCAAGCCGTTCTTTTTCATGGAAGCCGGATGCCCCAGCCGCAAAGGCTCGGCTGCGATTCCTAACGACTGGACACTTGCGGGCGCTGCCGATCAGGAGGAGCAGGTCAAATTCTATGAAGCGATGTTCACCGCTTGCGCCAAGCGGGATTGGGTTCAGGGCTTCATGCTTTGGGATTGGCCGGCTAAGCTCTATTCGCGAGAAGAAGCTGCAACTGACGACGGATATTGCGTTTATGGCAAAAGATCCGAGGCAGTTATTAAGGATTACTACATGTCTAGGAGAAGAAATGAGGGATTGCGCGTTGAGTGA
- a CDS encoding substrate-binding domain-containing protein: MKSNITMRDIANKLGVSSVTVSKALNDKEGVSEELKQKIKALAGEMGYRYNSAAKSIKDGLSKNIGVLIPERFTGMSHSFYLRVYQQISLLLDQYGYFGILNILSNEDEEQLNFPRVYNEKKVDGIIVLGQICKKYIETVQNMDLPKIFLDFYDEHADIDSIVTDNFYGAYEMTNYLIRNGHRKIAYVGNIYSTSSIQDRFLGYYKSLLEHGIRLDQDLILNDRDEKGKFIDISLPNPLPTAFVCNCDQIAYLLVDKLKSMGCSIPEDCSVVGFDNDIYATLTTPQLTTVEVDIEQMAKSAVKFIMDKIENPQRRFGRVMVQGNIIYRQSVREIDAEAAKIT; the protein is encoded by the coding sequence ATGAAAAGCAACATTACCATGCGGGATATCGCCAATAAGCTAGGTGTCAGCAGTGTGACGGTATCCAAAGCACTTAACGATAAAGAAGGCGTTAGCGAGGAGCTTAAGCAGAAGATCAAAGCTTTAGCCGGAGAGATGGGTTACCGTTATAATTCTGCGGCGAAATCCATTAAGGATGGTTTATCTAAAAATATTGGCGTGCTTATTCCCGAGCGGTTCACCGGGATGTCCCATTCCTTCTATCTGCGCGTGTACCAGCAAATCTCGCTGCTCTTGGATCAATACGGCTATTTCGGCATTTTAAACATCCTCAGTAATGAAGATGAAGAGCAATTGAACTTTCCGAGAGTCTACAATGAAAAAAAGGTCGATGGTATTATCGTACTAGGTCAAATCTGCAAGAAGTATATCGAAACAGTCCAAAATATGGATCTGCCAAAAATATTTCTTGATTTCTATGATGAACATGCGGATATCGATTCAATTGTGACTGATAACTTTTACGGAGCTTACGAGATGACAAATTATTTGATTCGCAACGGTCATCGCAAAATTGCCTATGTTGGTAATATCTACTCGACCAGCAGCATTCAGGATCGCTTTCTCGGATACTATAAATCCTTACTGGAGCACGGAATACGCCTGGATCAGGATTTAATCCTGAACGATCGGGACGAAAAAGGAAAATTCATTGATATTTCGCTTCCCAATCCCTTGCCGACCGCCTTTGTGTGCAACTGCGATCAAATCGCCTATCTACTCGTGGATAAGCTGAAATCGATGGGCTGCAGTATCCCCGAAGACTGTTCCGTCGTCGGCTTTGATAACGATATTTATGCAACGCTGACAACGCCGCAGCTTACCACGGTGGAAGTGGATATCGAGCAAATGGCTAAGTCCGCCGTAAAATTTATTATGGATAAAATCGAGAACCCACAGCGCAGATTTGGCCGAGTCATGGTCCAGGGCAACATTATTTATAGGCAATCCGTTAGAGAGATAGATGCTGAAGCTGCGAAAATAACATAA
- a CDS encoding glycoside hydrolase family 130 protein: MNARFAERKAALTKKYESLIARPNEKIPFGNGIYDRYRYPVLTAEHAPLIWKYDFNPETNPFFAERIGVNCVFNPGAIELNGKFYLVARVEGADRKSFFAVAESESGVDGFRFWDHPVVMPETEEPDVNVYDMRLVKHEDGWIYGLFCTERKDPNAPEGDLSSAIAQCGIARTKDLATWERLPDLKTKSPQQRNVVLHPEFIDGKYAFYTRPQDGFIDAGSGGGIGWGLSESIEHAVIDEEIIVDERHYHTIKEVKNGQGPAPIRTDAGWLHIAHGVRNTAAGLRYVLYAFLTDLNEPHRITHSPGGHLIAPVGEERVGDVSNVVFCNGVIARDNGDVYIYYASSDTRIHVATTTVDQLVDYALHTPEDPLRSYACVKQRIELINKNKRFEAANDQ; this comes from the coding sequence ATGAACGCACGATTTGCAGAGAGAAAAGCAGCACTAACGAAAAAGTATGAATCCTTAATCGCCCGTCCAAATGAAAAGATTCCATTCGGAAATGGGATTTACGACCGCTATCGCTATCCGGTCCTTACCGCCGAACACGCCCCACTAATTTGGAAATACGACTTCAACCCGGAGACAAACCCATTTTTCGCTGAAAGAATTGGCGTCAATTGTGTGTTTAATCCAGGTGCGATTGAATTGAACGGCAAGTTCTATCTCGTTGCCCGCGTGGAAGGAGCCGATCGCAAATCCTTCTTCGCCGTAGCCGAGAGCGAAAGCGGCGTGGACGGCTTCCGCTTCTGGGATCATCCGGTCGTCATGCCGGAAACCGAGGAGCCTGACGTAAACGTCTATGATATGCGTCTGGTGAAGCATGAGGACGGCTGGATTTACGGCCTGTTCTGTACAGAGCGCAAGGATCCGAACGCGCCTGAAGGCGACTTGTCCAGCGCGATCGCCCAATGCGGCATTGCCCGCACAAAAGATCTCGCAACCTGGGAGCGTCTGCCCGATTTGAAGACGAAGTCGCCGCAGCAGCGCAACGTAGTCCTGCATCCCGAGTTCATCGATGGCAAGTATGCCTTCTATACGCGTCCTCAGGATGGCTTCATCGACGCAGGTTCCGGCGGTGGGATCGGCTGGGGGCTGTCCGAATCGATCGAGCACGCAGTTATTGACGAAGAAATCATCGTAGATGAGCGTCACTATCATACGATCAAAGAGGTGAAGAACGGGCAGGGCCCAGCCCCAATCCGCACGGATGCCGGCTGGCTTCACATCGCTCATGGCGTCCGGAACACTGCGGCTGGCTTAAGGTATGTTCTCTACGCATTTCTGACCGATTTAAATGAGCCGCACCGCATTACTCACAGTCCAGGCGGCCACTTAATTGCGCCAGTCGGCGAAGAACGGGTCGGAGATGTCTCTAACGTCGTATTCTGTAACGGAGTCATCGCCCGAGATAACGGTGATGTCTATATCTACTATGCCTCCTCCGATACGCGTATCCACGTGGCTACAACCACCGTCGATCAACTTGTCGATTATGCGCTGCATACGCCGGAAGACCCGCTTCGTTCCTATGCCTGTGTGAAGCAAAGAATCGAACTAATTAATAAGAACAAACGCTTTGAAGCCGCAAATGACCAATAG
- a CDS encoding stage II sporulation protein P, translated as MRWFRTWNVGRMRQNLLRVLAMGQTFMLLSVLSAVFFLLLGVGGIAEKELNTSPVSSMKGLASSLSSRFFISMVGMELPHMVPDKEMSSISGKQMTNFVFQLLTDVNPSDPKSLVAREVPGLGADSPILLRTGSGNKTVQAPEDYRPGVGADGSSPDHPEPDLAEEPDAEPVKPSVPEQGSTQNQDEPIKPGNKNIVMIYHSHPQESFNPVLGIDSTNPSSSKNMMNVGLVGDALARELERKGVATLHAYENYAATVQNYSYNYSYKYSRQTVKEAMAQNGELQYFIDIHRDSQRHEKTTTIINGESYAQVYFIIGHGNENWRENEAFASSIHDRLEKSYPGISRGIWGKTSSQGNGEYNQSLSPRSVLIEIGGIDNSKEELERTAAVLAGIIADIYWEGQKAEKAGSLTKEQSNKKEGQKQVAANNSAG; from the coding sequence ATGAGATGGTTCAGAACTTGGAATGTCGGCCGTATGAGACAGAATCTGCTACGCGTGCTTGCTATGGGGCAGACGTTTATGCTGTTGTCGGTGTTATCAGCGGTATTCTTCTTGCTGCTTGGGGTGGGAGGGATTGCGGAGAAAGAGTTAAATACCTCTCCAGTTTCTTCTATGAAAGGATTAGCATCCTCATTATCAAGCCGATTCTTTATTAGTATGGTTGGCATGGAATTGCCGCATATGGTACCTGATAAGGAGATGAGCTCCATATCGGGCAAGCAAATGACGAATTTTGTATTTCAACTGCTTACGGATGTGAATCCGTCTGATCCTAAAAGCCTGGTTGCCCGGGAAGTACCGGGCCTTGGTGCGGACAGCCCGATTTTATTGCGCACAGGCTCAGGGAATAAGACAGTACAAGCTCCGGAGGATTATCGTCCAGGGGTTGGTGCGGATGGGAGCAGTCCGGATCATCCTGAACCAGACCTAGCGGAGGAGCCGGATGCTGAGCCGGTTAAACCGTCTGTTCCTGAGCAAGGTAGTACGCAAAATCAAGACGAGCCGATTAAGCCAGGCAACAAAAATATTGTTATGATCTATCATTCCCATCCGCAGGAATCCTTTAATCCTGTATTAGGCATAGATTCTACCAACCCTAGCTCATCCAAAAATATGATGAACGTAGGTTTGGTTGGTGACGCCCTGGCTAGGGAGCTTGAGCGTAAAGGGGTCGCAACATTGCATGCTTATGAAAATTATGCAGCGACTGTGCAGAATTATAGCTACAATTACTCCTACAAATATTCTAGGCAGACCGTGAAGGAAGCGATGGCTCAGAATGGGGAGCTGCAATATTTCATCGATATACACCGGGATTCCCAGCGGCATGAAAAAACAACGACGATAATTAATGGCGAATCCTACGCTCAGGTTTATTTTATTATCGGACACGGGAATGAAAATTGGCGAGAGAATGAAGCCTTTGCCAGCTCAATCCATGATAGGTTGGAGAAATCTTATCCCGGAATATCAAGGGGCATCTGGGGCAAGACTTCTTCCCAAGGAAACGGGGAGTACAATCAATCTCTTTCTCCTCGAAGCGTACTCATAGAAATTGGTGGAATCGATAACAGCAAAGAAGAATTGGAGCGAACCGCCGCCGTCTTAGCGGGAATAATTGCAGATATTTATTGGGAAGGACAGAAGGCGGAGAAGGCAGGTTCTTTAACTAAGGAACAGTCAAATAAGAAGGAAGGTCAGAAACAGGTCGCAGCGAACAATTCAGCTGGGTAA
- a CDS encoding LacI family DNA-binding transcriptional regulator, whose protein sequence is MKKVTMQQIADHLGVSKFVVSKALSGKGGVNEMTKERVIQAASQLGYFNQKNGYVKNIRPSAGAAAIPPGKQSVLVLMPNIRSQNKESLYWGKVLEGISDELEEQNLGMIIVSEPRNDVMMNIINPEGILGMIGVGQIATNLLLEVHRIGLPMVLVDHEDNLIPADSIFANNVDGTYRMVNHLIGLGHKDLYFLGNLNFSRSFRDRWLGFRSALEENGLDVQRHDDPMLFLESVETGGFNQGLKDWLNARRQSKSLELPTALVCANDSIALHTIHVLNELGLRVPEDVTVTGFDNIDDAARFDPAITTVSVPKEQLGRRAVTKLLDRLSDANRAVEKWLISVELLYRNSATKPREEHVST, encoded by the coding sequence TTGAAAAAGGTAACGATGCAGCAAATCGCCGATCATCTTGGTGTATCTAAATTTGTCGTCTCCAAAGCACTGTCCGGCAAGGGTGGTGTGAATGAAATGACGAAGGAACGGGTCATTCAAGCAGCATCCCAGCTCGGTTATTTCAATCAAAAGAACGGTTATGTGAAAAATATAAGACCGAGTGCAGGAGCGGCAGCCATTCCACCGGGTAAGCAGTCGGTGCTAGTGCTGATGCCCAACATTCGCTCGCAGAATAAAGAGTCTCTCTATTGGGGGAAAGTATTGGAAGGGATATCGGATGAGCTAGAGGAACAAAACCTCGGCATGATCATCGTATCTGAACCACGAAACGATGTTATGATGAATATCATTAACCCTGAAGGTATTCTCGGGATGATCGGGGTAGGCCAAATCGCCACCAATTTGTTGTTGGAGGTGCACCGCATCGGATTACCGATGGTGCTTGTTGACCATGAGGATAATCTGATTCCTGCAGATTCGATATTTGCGAATAATGTCGATGGAACCTATCGGATGGTTAATCACTTGATCGGACTCGGGCACAAAGATTTGTACTTCTTAGGTAACCTGAATTTCTCCAGAAGCTTTAGGGACAGATGGCTCGGCTTCCGCAGCGCATTGGAGGAGAATGGACTTGATGTACAAAGGCATGATGATCCAATGCTCTTCCTGGAGAGTGTAGAGACAGGAGGGTTCAATCAGGGGTTGAAGGATTGGCTAAACGCTAGAAGGCAATCTAAGTCTCTGGAGTTGCCGACAGCATTGGTGTGCGCCAATGACTCGATTGCACTACATACGATCCATGTATTGAATGAGCTGGGCCTTCGCGTGCCTGAGGATGTCACGGTGACCGGATTTGACAATATTGATGATGCTGCCCGCTTCGATCCTGCGATTACAACGGTGAGCGTGCCTAAGGAGCAGCTGGGCAGACGCGCGGTCACAAAGTTGCTGGATCGATTGTCTGATGCGAACAGAGCCGTGGAGAAATGGCTGATTTCGGTGGAACTGCTGTACAGGAATTCTGCAACCAAACCACGTGAGGAGCATGTGTCAACCTAA
- a CDS encoding RNA polymerase sigma factor, with protein sequence MVEQELIRAAQMGDRDALITLLREIENQVYRTAYYILNNEQDAHDAAQEALIRIYTKIDTYEEKAQFKTWVQRIVTNICIDKFRRKKPTVSIEEHDFVFEGKDNVEREVMSGYIAEDIREAIDQLPEHHRSVVVLRYLQEFSYNEIAESLNLPLNTVKSYLFRARQQLQQLLQDYQKGGVSG encoded by the coding sequence GTGGTGGAGCAGGAACTCATCAGAGCCGCTCAAATGGGCGATCGCGACGCTCTAATCACCCTATTGCGAGAAATAGAGAATCAGGTGTACCGTACAGCCTATTATATTTTGAATAATGAGCAGGATGCGCACGATGCGGCCCAGGAAGCACTGATCCGAATTTATACGAAAATTGATACTTATGAGGAGAAGGCGCAATTTAAGACCTGGGTGCAGAGAATTGTGACGAATATATGCATCGATAAATTCCGTAGAAAGAAACCAACGGTATCGATAGAGGAGCATGATTTCGTGTTCGAGGGCAAGGATAACGTTGAGCGTGAGGTAATGTCTGGATATATTGCAGAGGATATCCGTGAAGCGATTGACCAGCTTCCCGAACATCATCGCTCCGTCGTTGTATTGAGGTATTTGCAGGAATTTTCGTATAACGAAATAGCCGAGAGTTTGAATTTGCCGCTGAATACGGTGAAATCATATTTATTCAGGGCCAGGCAGCAGCTTCAGCAATTACTCCAAGATTATCAGAAAGGTGGTGTGTCAGGATGA
- the rpsT gene encoding 30S ribosomal protein S20, whose translation MPNIKSAIKRVKTNDKRRALNASQKSALRTAVKAADTALASNEVETAKTAFAAAAKKLDKAVTKGLIHKNAAARKKSRLAKKLNALTSQA comes from the coding sequence ATGCCAAACATTAAATCTGCAATCAAACGTGTGAAAACTAACGACAAACGCCGTGCTCTGAACGCTTCGCAAAAGTCCGCTTTGCGTACTGCTGTTAAAGCTGCAGACACTGCGCTAGCTAGCAATGAAGTAGAAACAGCTAAAACTGCTTTTGCTGCAGCTGCTAAGAAATTGGACAAAGCCGTTACTAAAGGTTTGATCCACAAAAACGCTGCTGCCCGTAAGAAATCCCGCTTGGCTAAAAAATTGAACGCCCTTACGTCCCAAGCGTAA